In Leishmania donovani BPK282A1 complete genome, chromosome 28, one DNA window encodes the following:
- a CDS encoding molybdenum cofactor biosynthesis protein, putative: protein MLHRCLLQLVKAKGSTPRRHVLRRPLRRSGSSGSGAAGSARRSSAQAKASGLSGSSSAGSGKGGGGGRGPHSGSSTSTDAKVAAAAEADKGGAALPLATDGGFNGASSDTTASSSASARRPLYRLATAVATVVVPPNTNVYLQGMKHLLTPATPPPSAAFGGGGPAMPSVSIVEEYYTSKKGPLFATAVVAGTNAVKQVSSLVPFCYPTPIQRCSFTFRRRQVLQPPRPAQMPHRVVLRRRTSEPGPQQSRPEYSVLYCFCTVATENKGGVEMEALTGAMMASVTLYDMLKGLPGAQEDGLSLGEAFVLAKRGGRNDFTKLLMSEPERPLVESGLCSGGAEMHALPPISGAVNGGGVQLPTGATHASPSAATGTDTSRATTLDANGHASANAEQARVEGQGASEEVAEGKDHHSAAKRVIRRPAPAAATAHDVVDGSAAPGDADAWWRSSKHEKRLQELYPRRKYGDNARLVPPSPTPMTPVSPVTRARTRTGPSASSDSGAEVAAAPAAVLAARPKLASRASMIRDGQASAAGKGPAATAALPKAARRPEPTGIIDEADEADEEDDVVEHRRSPNRSRLAKKSARAAASAVEADDEDDDKLEAAAAEEEEADEEATTTTATAVDEADEEEGTAMTAAAKKRRRSTAVTAAPKSHATTIAAKSSFSGKRTQTGHKGYLAAVDDEAATAEEDEDVAEDDEGADEEARMPVKGGAAAATRKTHAHGGVTGRRTGKGAIELPSRSFGASGRKQRAGRVTPRKGRASAEPDDYHDDGDMSALEEREDGIEEGDTAAGGEDDNAVSAAVERRRRKAAVKQIRPAAPKKGGAMRPVRHDSWDVGFSRRSRHDTGDGDEGHEDAVEDEEAAETIDEDGEEDEVEDVAPPPPRKKLKKPLKRAALKRR, encoded by the coding sequence ATGCTCCATCGCTGCCTGCTGCAACTGGTTAAGGCGAAGGGCTCGACACCGCGCCGAcacgtgctgcggcgtccgctgcgcaggtctggcagcagcggaagcggcgctgcaggctccgctcgtcgcagcagcgcacaagcCAAGGCTTCCGGGCTCTCTGGCTCATCGTccgctggcagcggcaaaggcggcggtggcgggcggGGCCCAcacagtggcagcagcacctccaccgaCGCTAAAgtagcggccgccgcagaaGCCGAcaagggcggcgctgccttgCCTCTGGCCACAGATGGTGGATTCAACGGCGCATCTTCGGACACCACTGCCTcatcctccgcctccgctcgccgccctctctATCGCCTCGCCACAGCTGTTGCCACTGTTGTCGTGCCTCCCAACACCAATGTGTACCTGCAAGGCATGAAGCACCTCTTGACTCCTgccacaccgccaccgtccGCCGCTTTCGGCGGGGGCGGGCCGGCGATGCCGTCTGTCTCCATCGTGGAGGAGTACTACACTAGCAAGAAGGGTCCCTTgttcgccaccgccgtggtGGCCGGCACCAACGCCGTTAAGCAGGTGAGCTCGCTCGTCCCCTTTTGCTATCCGACGCCGATCCAGCGCTGCTCTTTCACCTTCCGTCGTCGCCAGGTTCTCCAACCGCCGCGACCGGCGCAGATGCCACATCgggtggtgctgcgtcgccgaaCCTCGGAGCCGGGCCCGCAGCAGAGCCGGCCCGAATACAGCGTCCTCTACTGCTtctgcaccgtcgccacgGAGAACAAAGGAGGGGTGGAGATGGAGGCACTGACGGGGGCTATGATGGCCAGCGTCACCCTCTACGACATGTTGAAGGGCCTGCCAGGAGCACAGGAGGATGGCTTGAGCCTGGGGGAGGCCTTCGTACTTGCCAAGCGTGGCGGCCGCAATGACTTCACCAAGCTGCTGATGTCCGAGCCTGAGCGCCCGCTCGTGGAGAGTGGTCTGTGCTCTGGAGGAGCGGAAATGCACGCCCTCCCGCCGATCAGCGGCGCTGTGAATGGGGGTGGCGTACAGCTACCTACAggcgccacgcacgcatcgcCGTCTGCCGCGACTGGTACCGACACTTCGAGGGCAACAACGCTGGACGCCAATGGACATGCCTCGGCAAATGCGGAGCAAGCGCGAGTGGAGGGCCAGGGGGCGTCTGAAGAGGTGGCTGAAGGGAAGGACCACCACTCGGCAGCGAAGCGTGTGATACGCCGCCCAGCGCCTGCGGCAGCAACCGCTCATGATGTCGTCGATGGCTCTGCTGCCCCTGGCGATGCTGAcgcgtggtggcgctccTCAAAGCATGAGAAGAGGTTGCAAGAGCTCTACCCGCGTCGCAAGTACGGTGACAATGCACGCCTCGTTCCACCGAGCCCCACGCCAATGACCCCAGTCAGCCCTGTAACgagggcacgcacgcgcacgggcCCTTCGGCGTCCTCAgacagcggcgctgaggtggctgcggcacctgctgctgttttggCTGCGCGGCCGAAGCTGGCGTCCAGGGCGAGTATGATCCGCGATGGACAAGCCTCCGCAGCAGGCAAGGGGCCAGCCGCAACGGCCGCGCTGCCCAAAGCCGCTCGCAGGCCTGAGCCTACAGGCATCATCGATGAGGCAGATGaggccgacgaggaggacgacgtgGTAGAGCACCGCCGGTCACCGAATCGTAGCCGGCTGGCCAAGAAGTCTGCACGGGCAGCTGCCTCCGCAGTCGAGGCCGACGATGAGGACGATGATAAGCTGgaagccgcagctgcagaggaggaggaggctgacGAAGAGGCGACGACGACTACAGCCACTGCAGTCGATGAGGCcgacgaagaggaagggaccgcgatgacggcagccgccaaaaagcgcaggcgcagcacggcggtCACGGCGGCGCCCAAGAGCCATGCCACCACTATCGCCGCCAAGTCGTCGTTCTCTGGAAAACGCACCCAGACAGGGCACAAGGGCTACCTCGCAGCGGTGGACGATGAGGCTGCAACCGctgaagaggacgaggacgtcgCAGAGGACGACGAAGGtgcggacgaggaggcgcgcatgCCGGTCAagggcggtgcagcggcagctacACGCAAAACACATGCCCACGGCGGCGTGACAGGAAGGCGGACGGGCAAGGGCGCCATCGAGCTCCCCTCACGCAGCTTTGGAGCCAGCGGCCGCAAGCAGCGCGCGGGGCGCGTTACACCTAGAAAAGGTCGAGCGTCAGCAGAGCCGGACGACTATCATGACGACGGGGACATGAGCGCCCttgaggagagagaagacggcATCGAGGAGGGCGACACTGCAGCAGGGGGCGAGGACGACAATGCCGTATCTGCTGCTGTTGAAAGGCGGCGTCGCAAAGCAGCAGTGAAGCAGATCCGCCCAGCCGCGCCGAAGAAGGGCGGAGCCATGCGGCCTGTCCGGCACGACTCCTGGGATGTGGGTTTCAGTCGGCGGAGCCGCCACgacaccggcgacggcgacgaaggGCACGAAGACGCAgtggaggatgaggaggcggcagagactATCGATGAGGacggcgaagaggacgaggtggaggacgtggcaccaccgccgccgcgcaagAAACTGAAGAAGCCGCTGAAGCGTGCAGCACTGAAGAGGCGGTAG
- a CDS encoding membrane-bound acid phosphatase, putative, which produces MPAVVRSLLPHSMRQMCVLVTVTALLAVAHLPTPSRGSVEWVLQQVQVLHRHGSRSAVPTHNTTAICGSTPCGFLNPEGEMMMRNVGSFLRTRYNTDATVVDEPFLPSSDYDLTLVESHSTDVQRTLQSAHMFLAGMFPNESRLIPAIHTVPISQDTILYTFSQPWVALYITYAGAAQSARMNPTIDRYFPDWTELRDLGAAVWSEGYCSNFTTRLGCVLMVYDIATAKLAVGELPAAVAARYDDLHEIIAESYRGLWYYDPSNSFSVQQGGRGQPFLKQVVRNIDDFVAGRNTYKVMHYSGHDISLGAVWGTLGDKGVHAMQPPYAQTLVLELVKSASSGEHGVRVLRGWPGQTPETGFTFSWDPTWQLQCQRSNGTNYAATDNLCPLEDFRRYVAWTVGTDPRGMCLLDEETSALLDCPTAEEEQTVSVALPESCLLYRSACPAYACAPGYVLSAPGSQCKCTSASCLDLGSHGSNNLVNLTVKMSGVSGGAVAGISIATFCVGALFAVAVSLIVLALMSRSGGSAHRFGLRDKSVVHDEPLRPEL; this is translated from the coding sequence ATGCCCGCTGTGGTGCGCTCGCTTCTCCCGCACAGCATGCGCCAGATGTGCGTGCTGGTGACCGTTacagcgctgctggctgTTGCGCACctgcccaccccctcacGCGGCAGCGTGGAGTGGGTAttgcagcaggtgcaggtgctgcaccgccacggctcGCGCTCGGCGGTGCCAACCCACAACACAACGGCCATCTGCGGCTCGACGCCGTGCGGGTTCCTGAACCCGGAGGGTGAGATGATGATGCGGAACGTGGGCAGCTTCCTGCGCACACGCTACAACACGGACGCGACCGTTGTGGATGAGCCGTTTCTGCCGTCATCGGACTACGATCTCACCCTTGTGGAGTCGCACTCCACGGATGTGCAACGCACGCTGCAGAGTGCACATATGTTCCTTGCTGGGATGTTCCCGAACGAGAGCCGGCTGATCCCCGCCATCCACACTGTGCCAATATCTCAGGACACGATTCTATACACTTTCTCGCAGCCTTGGGTTGCGCTGTATATCACGTACGCAGGCGCCGCTCAGTCGGCGCGCATGAACCCCACGATTGACCGCTACTTTCCCGACTGGACGGAGCTCAGGGATCTCGGTGCGGCGGTGTGGAGTGAGGGCTACTGCTCCAACTTCACGACACGCCTGGGCTGTGTCCTTATGGTGTATGATATCGCCACTGCGAAGCTCGCTGTGGGCGAGTTGCCagccgctgttgccgcccGGTACGACGACCTGCATGAGATTATCGCAGAGAGTTACCGCGGGTTGTGGTACTACGACCCCAGCAACTCCTTCTCTGTGCAGCAGGGCGGGCGCGGGCAGCCGTTCCTGAAGCAGGTGGTGAGGAACATCGATGACTTTGTTGCTGGCCGCAACACATACAAGGTGATGCATTACAGCGGCCACGACATTTCTCTGGGGGCCGTGTGGGGCACACTGGGCGACAAAGGTGTGCACGCGATGCAGCCTCCCTACGCGCAGACGCTGGTGCTTGAGCTTGTGAAGAGCGCGAGCAGTGGCGAGcatggcgtgcgtgtgctgcgtggGTGGCCTGGCCAGACCCCTGAGACCGGGTTCACTTTCTCCTGGGACCCAacgtggcagctgcagtgccagCGCAGCAACGGGACGAACTACGCTGCGACGGACAACCTGTGCCCACTGGAGGACTTCCGGCGCTATGTTGCGTGGACGGTGGGAACAGACCCGCGCGGGATGTGTCTGCTGGACGAGGAGACGTCTGCTCTGCTGGACTGCCCGacggccgaggaggagcagaccGTTTCCGTGGCGCTGCCCGAGTCATGCTTGCTGTACCGCTCGGCGTGCCccgcgtatgcgtgcgcgcccgGCTACGTTCTATCCGCGCCGGGGTCGCAGTGCAAGTGCACGTCTGCTTCGTGCCTGGACTTGGGCAGCCACGGGAGCAATAACCTCGTGAATTTGACGGTGAAGATGTCCGGAGTCTCTGGAGGCGCTGTTGCCGGCATCTCCATCGCGACGTTCTGCGTAGGTGCACTTTTTGCCGTTGCGGTGTCGCTGATTGTGCTGGCGCTGAtgagccgcagcggtggctcTGCGCACCGCTTTGGGCTCCGCGATAAGTCCGTGGTACACGACGAGCCACTTCGTCCGGAGCTGTAG